The genome window AAATCCAACTCGACACCGATGTCTTTGGTCCCTACGCCGGTAAGGACGTCCTGCTGACCAACACCACTGGTGACTACCTGATCACCAAAGTGGAAAAAACCGAAGCGTCCAGCGGAAAATACACCACCACCTTCGAGTGCCCACTCACGCTGCCCGGCACCCTGACGGCCCATACGTTCGCGCCCCTGAACATTGCCTCTACCCAGGCCACCGGAGGCGGTGGACAGCCGAACAGCCTCTACCGTGACAGCGGCGGCGGCTGGGAGCTGGCCAGTACCGGGGTCGGCCGCGTGACCTTCCAGCCTGGCGAAGGCGCGCCGTTTACGGCAGACCTCCAGCCTGTCGAGCGCGAAATCAAGCAGCTCTCCATCGGTCTGGGCAATGAAGGGGACCGCAAAGCCAACACCCTCGCACCCGCCATCATCAATCCTGCCGCGTGGAAGGAATGGAGCTGCGGTGAGGGCATGAGCAGCCGCCCCGAGAACAACCTGGGCAACCTGCAGATCAACGTGGCGCTGGAAGGCAACCCCAATCCCAGCAACCCCGGCGTGAGTCCCAGCGTGGCCGCCAGCGGGCCACAGGACCAGAGCCTCAGCCGCTTCGGCACCCAGGTGTTCGAGAAGCTGAAACCCGGCCTGTACAACGTCTCGGCCAACACCATCACCATCGGCGGCAACCCGTACGACCCAGTGATTACCGGCAGCCCGGCCAACATCGGCAAAGGGCGCGCCGGCACCGTCAACGTGAACTATGTCGAGCGCCGCGGCATCATGACCATTACCGTCAGCGGCCTGCCTGCGGGGCAGACCGGACAGGTGCGGGTCCAGGGCCGCGAAAACAAGACCCTGCCGAAGTCCATTGCCGGCATCCCGGTCATAGACCAGCCTGGCGGTGCCTTCCTGATCAACCTGAAAAATGGAGAGTACCCTATCGAACTGCTGCCCGGCGAGTACACGGTCACGGCGGCTGGCAGCGGAACCCTTGACGCGGTGGTCACACCGGGGACGCTTGCGGTCCGGCCCGGGCAGAACAGTCCCGTGAGTGTGGCTTACGCCGCCGCACAGGGCAGTGCCACCGTGCAAGTCAGGGGGCTGTACAGCGGAGAAAAAACCACCGTGAGCCTCACAAGCAGCGCCGGGACCCGGCAGCACACCATCACCGGCAACGGCACCGGATTCGACAGCGCCAACATTCCCCTTAACCCGGGCACCTACACGATCAGCGGGAGCGAGATCTCAGGACGGACCCTGAGCATCAGCGCACCGACCCTCACCATCGTCCCCAGGCAAACGAGCCTCACCATGCTGTCGTACGCCAGCAACGGCACCATGCAGGTGACCGTCAAGGGCCTGAGCGCCGGGGAGCAGGGCAAAGTCAGCGTGGCCGGGCCACAAAACGTCTCGCAGTCGCTAGGAGAAGGCACCTTCAGCATCAACCTGAAACCTGGCAGCTACACGGTCAGCGCCGAGCCAGTGAACGGGAAGACACCGACCGTGACACCGGCCAACGTGGCCATCACCAGCAACAAGACGGCTGGGGTGGTGGTGGAGTATAGAGGATATCAGCCAGTACCCTGCGATCCCAGAGTGGATGCGAGCTGTCTAGATCCGAAGGGCGGTACGGGAACCATCAGCATCAACCAGTTCCATACGAAGTCCTCTCAGTACAACAGAACCACTGAAGTACATGACGTAAGCGTCCCCAACTGGGATCTGGATTACCCGGCAGTGAGTCTTGCCAACCTCCCAGGCTTTCAAACAACAACCTCTGCAGGAAGTTTCGCGGGAAGTGCCGTTCAGCTGAAAGGAACGATGCAGCAGATCAACGATGGTGGCTCAGGCTGTGAGGAGATCTCGGTCATCGGGGGCACCATAGGCCAATGCACTTCTTACGCATCGTCCCAAAGCATAGGTGCACTCGGCTACATCGGCTTCGATAAAACCGTAACCCAGTCCATCAGCCTGACCTACTACGGACCGGCAGCAGCCCTGCAGATAGGCGGGGAACTCAAACAGATCATCGTCCCGAATACTCGGCCGTTTTACAACCTGATGGAAGGCGAGAAGATCGTGGGTGGCATAGCATTACCCGCATTCAAACCAACAACCATACGTCTTGGCAGTGACACGCTTATGGACGCCGTCAACAAGGGACGCCCGCTGGCCTTCCTGATCTCTTCTCAGCCAACCGACCTGGCCGATTACTATAGGTGCGATAAAAAAGGCGATGAAAACCGCAACTGTGATTCATTCTGGCCAGACACCAACTTTATTCTCAATCTGACAAGTAACTGACCCCGACTTTCTCTATACCATCGCCCGCCCTGGATGCAGCCGCTCCAGGGCGGTCATTTCTACGCGCTGAAACCAGCTTTCCCCATCTGCCGTCCGTCGGTGCTGCAGCAAGCCCCACACGGTCACCAGTTCCCCTTCCTGGCAGGTCAACAGGTTCTCGCCCAGGTCCCCGTAAGCCGCCAGCTCTAGAAACGCGTAGCGGTCACTGGGTGGGCGCTCCCGTCCAGGCTCCGCTTGTTTGATGGTGAGCCCCAGACGCGTATTTGTCACAGTTGGTCCCTCCAGCAGCTGGCGCTGCTGAGGTGTGTGGGTGATCACGCCCCGCAGGCGGGTACGCAGCTGTCCCTCCAAAAGACGCATTCCGTCCCTGCGGTCCGCCGCCAGGCGGTGAACGTGATCAGGCAGTCTTACCGCGTCCTGCACATGCAGGGCAAACTGACCGCCGTAAGCCGAGTGATCGTATACCAGCTCACCTGCAGCGCACAGCCCAGTACCTTTGGGCAGGGTGCCGAGCCGGGCCGCCAGACGGCCAGTGGCCATGCAAGGCTGAAAAAAAACCTCGCGCACTTCCTCACCGGACGCAAGCGTCCGGCTGAACTCGCCCGCCAGCACGAACGCACTCCGGGTGCCGTCTTCCAGCAACCGTGGTGCCTGATGCACAGCGGCAACCACCTCTGCCTGCGTTCCGATCAGCTCTTTCATCCACCTCTATTCTGAAGCCTTCTGAGGCTTGCAGTCTCCAAAGAAAAGTGAG of Deinococcus proteolyticus MRP contains these proteins:
- a CDS encoding single-stranded DNA-binding protein, which encodes MKELIGTQAEVVAAVHQAPRLLEDGTRSAFVLAGEFSRTLASGEEVREVFFQPCMATGRLAARLGTLPKGTGLCAAGELVYDHSAYGGQFALHVQDAVRLPDHVHRLAADRRDGMRLLEGQLRTRLRGVITHTPQQRQLLEGPTVTNTRLGLTIKQAEPGRERPPSDRYAFLELAAYGDLGENLLTCQEGELVTVWGLLQHRRTADGESWFQRVEMTALERLHPGRAMV